Proteins found in one Methylobacterium sp. CB376 genomic segment:
- a CDS encoding helix-turn-helix domain-containing protein, with protein MITAAQMRAARALLGIDQRQLAELAGVSLPTIQRMEASEGNVRGVVDTLTKVVEALNQAGVELIGDNAVSREGGRGVRLARPAPR; from the coding sequence ATGATCACCGCCGCACAGATGCGCGCCGCCCGGGCCCTGCTCGGCATCGACCAGCGCCAGCTCGCCGAGCTGGCGGGCGTGTCGCTGCCGACGATCCAGCGGATGGAGGCGAGCGAGGGCAACGTGCGGGGCGTCGTCGACACCCTCACCAAGGTGGTCGAGGCGCTCAATCAAGCCGGCGTCGAGCTGATCGGCGACAACGCGGTGAGCCGGGAGGGAGGGCGCGGCGTGCGCCTCGCCCGGCCGGCCCCGCGCTGA
- a CDS encoding SulP family inorganic anion transporter, producing MSAERSAASFADLYTPKLVTVLRERYGLADLRADALAGLTVAIVALPLSMAIAIASGVTPDRGLIAAIVGGFAVSALGGSRFQIGGPAGAFIVLVAATVEAHGVDGLLTATLLSGLILLAIGFLRLGTFIKYIPYPVTVGFTAGIAVIIFAAQVKDLLGLTLPGREPGPILPKLAALAAALPTVNGAALAVAGLSVAIILGLRRLRPHWPGFLIAACAASLLAWLAGLPVETIGSRFGGIPQMLPAPALPDLSPAKVAEMLPSALSFALLGGIESLLSAVVADSMSGRRHRSNCELVAQGAANVASALFGGLCVTGTIARTATNVRAGARGPVSGMLHAVFLLLFMLVAAPLARFIPLPALAAVLAVVAWNMAEKHAVAALLRASRGDALVLAATFGLVVFRDLTEGILVGFGLGALLFLHRMAQAVDVERRLPLVAEDAADSAVPRTPYDAGLASDPDVIVYRISGAFFFGSAAAVGAALDRLGERPRATVIDLSEVPLLDSTAAATIEAFARKAERHGASVLVAGASPPIRRMLLSHGVRPPAVRFRANVAEALTAARGPDPELPEAASVNAAALRRP from the coding sequence ATGAGTGCCGAGCGCAGTGCGGCGAGCTTCGCCGACCTCTACACGCCCAAGCTGGTGACGGTGCTGCGCGAGCGCTACGGCCTCGCCGACCTGCGGGCGGACGCGCTCGCGGGGCTCACGGTGGCGATCGTGGCGCTGCCGCTCTCGATGGCGATCGCGATCGCGTCGGGCGTCACGCCGGACCGGGGCCTGATCGCCGCGATCGTCGGCGGCTTCGCGGTCTCGGCGCTGGGCGGCAGCCGCTTCCAGATCGGCGGGCCGGCCGGGGCCTTCATCGTGCTGGTCGCCGCCACCGTCGAGGCGCACGGGGTCGACGGGCTCCTCACCGCCACCCTGCTCTCCGGGCTGATCCTGCTCGCCATCGGCTTCCTGCGGCTCGGCACCTTCATCAAGTACATCCCCTACCCGGTCACGGTCGGGTTCACGGCGGGCATCGCGGTCATCATCTTCGCCGCCCAGGTCAAGGACCTGCTCGGGCTGACGCTGCCCGGCCGGGAGCCCGGGCCGATCCTCCCCAAACTGGCCGCGCTCGCCGCCGCGCTGCCGACCGTCAACGGCGCGGCGCTCGCCGTCGCGGGGCTCAGCGTCGCGATCATCCTGGGCCTGCGCCGCCTGCGCCCGCACTGGCCGGGCTTCCTGATCGCGGCCTGCGCCGCCTCCCTGCTCGCCTGGCTCGCCGGCCTGCCGGTGGAGACGATCGGCAGCCGCTTCGGCGGCATCCCGCAGATGCTGCCGGCCCCCGCCCTCCCCGACCTCTCGCCCGCGAAGGTCGCCGAGATGCTGCCCTCCGCCCTCTCCTTCGCGCTGCTGGGCGGGATCGAGAGCCTGCTCTCGGCGGTGGTGGCGGATTCGATGAGCGGACGGCGCCACCGCTCGAATTGCGAACTCGTCGCGCAGGGGGCGGCCAACGTCGCCTCGGCCCTGTTCGGCGGCCTCTGCGTCACCGGCACCATCGCGCGCACCGCCACCAACGTGCGCGCGGGGGCGCGCGGCCCGGTCTCGGGCATGCTGCACGCGGTGTTCCTGCTGCTCTTCATGCTGGTGGCCGCGCCGCTCGCCCGCTTCATCCCGCTGCCGGCCCTCGCCGCCGTGCTGGCGGTGGTCGCCTGGAACATGGCCGAGAAGCACGCGGTCGCGGCGCTCCTGCGCGCCTCGCGGGGCGACGCGCTGGTGCTCGCCGCCACCTTCGGGCTGGTGGTGTTCCGCGACCTGACCGAGGGCATCCTGGTCGGCTTCGGCCTCGGGGCGCTGCTGTTCCTGCACCGGATGGCGCAGGCCGTGGACGTGGAGCGCCGCCTGCCCCTGGTGGCCGAGGACGCGGCCGATTCCGCGGTGCCCCGCACCCCCTACGATGCCGGGCTCGCCAGCGATCCGGACGTGATCGTCTACCGGATCTCCGGCGCCTTCTTCTTCGGCTCCGCGGCCGCGGTGGGCGCCGCCCTCGACCGCCTCGGCGAGCGGCCGCGCGCCACCGTGATCGACCTCTCGGAGGTGCCGCTGCTCGACTCGACGGCCGCCGCCACGATCGAGGCCTTCGCCCGCAAGGCCGAGCGGCACGGGGCGAGCGTCCTCGTCGCGGGGGCGAGCCCGCCGATCCGGCGGATGCTGCTCAGCCACGGGGTGCGGCCGCCCGCGGTGCGGTTCCGCGCCAACGTCGCCGAGGCGCTCACCGCCGCCCGGGGGCCGGATCCCGAGCTGCCGGAGGCCGCGTCCGTCAACGCCGCAGCGCTGCGGCGACCGTGA
- a CDS encoding NAD(P)H-binding protein, translated as MSAHATHRLFVTGASGQLGTLVIDALLARLAPERVVAGMRRPDGEAGARLSARGVAVREADYDRPETLAAAFAGIDRLLLISSSEIGRREAQHRAVIAAARAAGIGLVAYTSVLRADTSPLALAGEHRRTEAALAESGLPCVILRNGWYTENYAASIPAALAEGALLGAAGEGPIASAARADYAEAAAAVLSAADPAGGADAPRIHELAGDGAYTLAEFAAEIARQARRPVAYRDLTEAAFKDALLGAGLPEPVAALLAQSDAAAARGALFDDGRALSRLIGRPTTPAAVTVAAALRR; from the coding sequence ATGTCGGCGCACGCGACCCATCGCCTCTTCGTCACCGGCGCCAGCGGCCAGCTCGGCACCCTGGTGATCGACGCCCTGCTGGCGCGGCTCGCGCCGGAGCGCGTCGTCGCCGGGATGCGCCGGCCCGACGGCGAGGCCGGCGCGCGGCTGTCGGCCCGCGGCGTCGCCGTGCGGGAGGCCGATTACGACCGGCCCGAGACCCTGGCGGCGGCCTTCGCGGGGATCGACCGGCTGCTCCTGATCTCGTCGAGCGAGATCGGCAGGCGGGAGGCGCAGCACCGGGCGGTGATCGCGGCCGCGCGGGCGGCGGGGATCGGCCTCGTCGCCTACACGAGCGTGCTGCGGGCCGACACCTCCCCGCTCGCCCTCGCCGGGGAGCACCGGCGGACCGAGGCGGCCCTCGCCGAATCCGGCCTGCCCTGCGTGATCCTGCGCAATGGCTGGTACACGGAGAACTACGCGGCCTCGATCCCCGCGGCCCTCGCCGAGGGCGCGCTGCTGGGGGCGGCCGGGGAGGGGCCCATCGCCTCGGCGGCGCGGGCGGATTACGCCGAGGCCGCCGCCGCGGTGCTGAGCGCCGCGGACCCGGCCGGCGGCGCCGACGCGCCCCGCATCCACGAACTCGCCGGCGACGGCGCCTACACGCTCGCGGAGTTCGCCGCCGAGATCGCCCGGCAGGCGCGGCGTCCCGTCGCCTACCGGGACCTGACGGAGGCCGCGTTCAAGGACGCCCTGCTCGGGGCCGGGCTGCCGGAGCCGGTCGCGGCGCTGCTGGCCCAGTCGGACGCGGCGGCCGCGCGGGGCGCGCTCTTCGACGACGGACGGGCGCTCAGCCGGCTCATCGGCCGGCCGACGACGCCCGCCGCCGTCACGGTCGCCGCAGCGCTGCGGCGTTGA
- a CDS encoding winged helix-turn-helix transcriptional regulator, which translates to MSARADLARAFAGWRRAAQDPASQDPASQDPASQDPASPDPASCPVRDVLDRVGDKWTSLILIALAEGPRRFGALGRAVPDISKRMLTQTLRHLERDGLATRTVFPTKPPSVEYRLTPLGESLLEPLAGLVAWAEERHAAIRAARARFDAGDDAGAG; encoded by the coding sequence GTGAGCGCCCGGGCCGACCTCGCGCGGGCCTTCGCGGGCTGGCGGCGCGCCGCCCAAGATCCCGCCTCCCAAGATCCCGCCTCCCAAGATCCCGCCTCCCAAGATCCCGCTTCCCCGGACCCCGCCTCCTGCCCGGTGCGGGACGTGCTCGACCGCGTCGGCGACAAGTGGACGAGCCTGATCCTGATCGCGCTCGCCGAAGGGCCGCGCCGCTTCGGCGCGCTCGGCCGCGCGGTGCCGGACATCTCCAAGCGCATGCTGACCCAGACCCTGCGCCACCTGGAGCGGGACGGTCTCGCGACGCGGACCGTCTTCCCGACGAAGCCGCCGAGCGTCGAGTACCGGCTCACGCCGCTGGGGGAATCGCTGCTGGAGCCGCTCGCCGGGCTGGTCGCCTGGGCCGAGGAGCGCCACGCGGCGATCCGCGCCGCCCGCGCGCGCTTCGACGCGGGCGACGATGCGGGGGCGGGCTGA
- a CDS encoding methyl-accepting chemotaxis protein — protein MRTTRSLGVSGKLSAAFALLALVTLAASAACYLQFSSIEQKVGWTQHTYDVLGATTDLTAAMVDQETGIRGYIITADTKFLEPYQAGRRAYGAAFDKAKSLTSDNPAQQARLGELDRLVQAWSREIAEREIALTSEPSTRDEARASVGSGAGKAAMDRIRAKVAEIERAETDLMSVRAGEQQTSFRLGYAVTLGGVVLGLVLPGLLSLAVVRTLARPIQDLTAAMRRLAEGDRTVPVPGLARRDEVGAMAAAVEVFKRNAIEAERLAAAQAAEDEARTRRARTLDALTQSFDRAVSTLTAGLAGAASEMEATAQSMMAVADDTTRRSATVAGAAGVTSTNVQTVAAASEEMSVSIQEIVHQVTQSARIADRAVENAKRADATAKHLTETAERIGTFVSLISGIAGQTNLLALNATIEAARAGEAGRGFAVVAAEVKELANQTGKATDEIGARIGDIQGATRGMVADIQEIGRVIEEISAYAAGISAAVEEQGSAVQEITRNVQEAARGTEQVTTTMSGVRDGAGQTSAAATQVLGAARDLARQSEVLRGEVAEFLAKVRAA, from the coding sequence ATGCGCACGACCCGGTCCCTCGGCGTGAGCGGAAAATTGTCCGCCGCTTTCGCGTTGCTGGCCCTCGTCACCCTGGCCGCCAGCGCGGCGTGCTATCTTCAGTTCTCGTCGATCGAGCAGAAGGTCGGCTGGACCCAGCACACCTACGACGTTCTCGGCGCCACCACCGACCTGACGGCCGCGATGGTCGACCAGGAAACCGGCATTCGCGGCTACATCATCACGGCCGACACCAAGTTCCTCGAACCCTATCAGGCGGGCAGGAGGGCCTACGGGGCGGCCTTCGACAAGGCGAAGTCCCTGACCTCCGACAATCCCGCCCAGCAGGCGCGGCTCGGGGAGCTCGACCGGCTGGTTCAGGCCTGGAGCCGCGAGATCGCCGAGCGCGAGATCGCCCTGACGTCGGAGCCGTCCACGCGCGACGAGGCGCGGGCCTCGGTCGGCTCCGGGGCGGGCAAGGCCGCGATGGACCGGATCCGCGCCAAGGTGGCCGAGATCGAGCGGGCCGAGACGGACCTGATGAGCGTCCGCGCGGGCGAGCAGCAGACCAGCTTCCGTCTCGGCTACGCCGTCACTCTCGGCGGGGTCGTCCTCGGCCTCGTGCTTCCCGGCCTCCTGTCGCTCGCCGTCGTCCGCACGCTCGCGCGGCCGATCCAGGATCTGACGGCGGCCATGCGGCGGCTGGCGGAGGGCGACAGGACGGTGCCCGTCCCCGGCCTCGCGCGGCGCGACGAGGTCGGCGCCATGGCGGCGGCCGTCGAGGTGTTCAAGCGGAACGCGATCGAGGCCGAGCGCCTCGCCGCCGCCCAGGCCGCCGAGGACGAGGCGCGCACGCGCCGGGCCCGCACCCTCGACGCGCTGACCCAGAGTTTCGATCGCGCCGTCTCCACCCTCACGGCCGGGCTGGCCGGCGCGGCCAGCGAGATGGAGGCGACGGCGCAATCCATGATGGCGGTGGCGGACGACACCACCCGGCGCTCGGCGACGGTGGCGGGGGCCGCGGGCGTGACGTCCACGAACGTGCAGACCGTCGCGGCGGCGAGCGAGGAGATGTCGGTCTCGATCCAGGAGATCGTCCACCAGGTCACCCAATCCGCGCGGATCGCCGATCGGGCGGTCGAGAATGCCAAGCGGGCGGACGCCACCGCCAAGCACCTGACCGAGACCGCCGAGCGCATCGGAACCTTCGTGTCGCTGATCTCCGGGATCGCCGGCCAGACGAACCTGCTCGCGCTCAACGCCACGATCGAGGCGGCGCGGGCCGGCGAGGCGGGCCGGGGATTCGCGGTCGTCGCCGCTGAGGTCAAGGAACTCGCCAACCAGACCGGGAAGGCGACGGACGAGATCGGCGCCCGGATCGGGGACATCCAGGGCGCGACCCGCGGCATGGTCGCGGATATCCAGGAGATCGGCCGCGTCATCGAGGAGATCTCGGCCTACGCGGCCGGGATCTCGGCCGCCGTCGAGGAGCAGGGCAGCGCCGTCCAGGAAATCACCCGCAACGTGCAGGAGGCCGCCCGCGGCACCGAGCAGGTCACGACGACCATGTCGGGGGTGCGGGACGGCGCGGGCCAGACCAGCGCGGCCGCCACGCAGGTGCTGGGCGCGGCGCGCGACCTGGCGCGCCAGTCGGAGGTCCTCCGCGGCGAGGTCGCCGAGTTCCTGGCGAAGGTCAGGGCCGCCTGA
- a CDS encoding DUF2000 family protein — protein MRYDTKIAIAVRDDLASWQKLNVTAFLAGGLVGAHPDLPGEPYRDGSGRVYGPLVRQPILIFAGSGEALARALARARERELPCCLYTRDLFATGNDADNRAAVARVATEDLDLVGLALHADRKAVDKVMRDMVLHP, from the coding sequence ATGCGCTACGACACCAAGATCGCCATCGCGGTCCGGGATGACCTCGCATCCTGGCAGAAGCTCAACGTCACGGCCTTCCTCGCGGGGGGCCTGGTCGGGGCCCATCCCGACCTCCCCGGGGAACCCTACCGGGACGGGTCGGGCCGGGTCTACGGGCCGCTGGTGCGCCAGCCGATCCTGATCTTCGCCGGATCGGGCGAGGCGCTGGCCCGGGCCCTGGCCCGGGCGCGCGAGCGGGAGCTGCCCTGCTGCCTCTACACGCGCGACCTCTTCGCCACCGGCAACGACGCCGACAACCGGGCCGCGGTGGCGCGGGTGGCGACGGAGGATCTCGACCTCGTCGGCCTCGCCCTGCACGCGGACCGCAAGGCCGTCGACAAGGTGATGAGGGACATGGTCCTGCATCCCTGA
- a CDS encoding AraC family transcriptional regulator, translating to MDPELAPGRADRLEGSCGLRRPDWIRVAPEQGGIPRIEAFFTGHAYDPHRHDCYALGLTLPGVQRFDYRGAEQNSLAGNLIVIHPDEVHNGRAGAASGFRYRMAYLPPHRLRAALDGRAGSLPFLRRAVLDDGRLRAALVPLLADLDRGLEPLEADQAVADIAEALLAGDPSARRRREPAGAAAAIERARAYLDEAHREGVRAEELEALTGLDRFTLARQFRRRFGTSPYRYLTLRRLDEARALIRAGVGLAEAAAAAGFSDQSHITRLFVRAHGLSPGRWRRMLATAERFGAAGR from the coding sequence ATGGACCCGGAGCTAGCGCCCGGTCGCGCCGACCGTCTTGAAGGATCGTGCGGGCTGCGCCGCCCGGACTGGATCCGCGTCGCGCCCGAGCAGGGCGGCATCCCGCGCATCGAGGCCTTCTTCACGGGTCACGCCTACGACCCGCACCGGCACGATTGCTACGCGCTCGGCCTCACCCTCCCGGGCGTGCAGCGCTTCGACTATCGCGGGGCGGAGCAGAACAGCCTCGCGGGCAACCTCATCGTGATCCACCCGGACGAGGTCCATAACGGCCGCGCGGGCGCCGCCTCCGGCTTCCGCTACCGCATGGCCTACCTGCCGCCGCACCGCCTGCGCGCGGCCCTCGACGGCCGCGCCGGCAGCCTGCCCTTCCTGCGCCGCGCCGTCCTCGACGACGGCCGGCTGCGGGCCGCCCTCGTGCCCCTGCTCGCCGACCTCGACCGCGGCCTCGAACCGCTCGAAGCCGACCAGGCGGTCGCGGACATCGCCGAGGCCCTCCTCGCCGGCGACCCCTCGGCCCGGCGGCGGCGCGAGCCGGCCGGCGCCGCGGCCGCCATCGAGCGCGCCCGCGCCTACCTGGACGAGGCGCATCGGGAGGGGGTGCGCGCGGAGGAGCTCGAGGCGCTGACCGGACTCGACCGCTTCACCCTGGCCCGCCAGTTCCGCCGCCGCTTCGGGACCAGCCCCTACCGCTACCTCACCCTGCGGCGGCTCGACGAGGCCCGCGCGCTGATCCGGGCGGGCGTCGGCCTCGCGGAGGCCGCGGCCGCGGCGGGCTTCTCCGACCAGAGCCACATAACGCGCCTCTTCGTCCGCGCCCACGGCCTCTCGCCGGGGCGCTGGCGCCGGATGCTGGCCACCGCGGAACGGTTCGGCGCGGCGGGCCGTTAG
- a CDS encoding sigma-70 family RNA polymerase sigma factor yields the protein MRPDLLGPLADDEPPAAAAAASLSLRLRADGSLDGRPDLPPFLRDHLGRHLRACYAALLAEAQPEPLLALVARLDAALAAARPASSFRDELVASLPCLRGFAVSLTANVVQADDLVQETLLRAWQSQDRFAPGTNLKAWLFTILRNQFYTVARKRRREVEDADGEQAARMVALPDQEDGIELRDVWMRLSQLPTPQREALLLVAVQGLSYESAARIMQCQVGTVKSRVSRARTALAQALEGGAALGGASP from the coding sequence TTGCGACCCGACCTTCTCGGCCCGCTCGCCGATGACGAGCCACCTGCCGCGGCCGCGGCCGCGTCCCTGTCCCTGCGGCTGCGGGCGGACGGCTCCCTGGACGGGCGTCCCGACCTCCCGCCCTTCCTGCGCGACCATCTCGGCCGGCACCTGCGGGCCTGCTACGCGGCGCTCCTGGCCGAGGCTCAGCCGGAACCGCTCCTGGCGCTGGTGGCGCGGCTCGACGCGGCCCTCGCGGCGGCGCGGCCGGCCTCTTCCTTCCGGGACGAACTCGTGGCGTCCCTGCCCTGCCTGCGGGGCTTCGCCGTGTCGCTGACGGCGAACGTGGTCCAGGCGGACGACCTCGTGCAGGAGACGCTGCTGCGGGCCTGGCAGAGCCAGGACCGCTTCGCGCCCGGCACCAACCTGAAGGCGTGGCTGTTCACGATCCTGCGCAACCAGTTCTACACTGTGGCGCGCAAGCGCCGGCGCGAGGTGGAGGACGCGGACGGCGAGCAGGCCGCCCGCATGGTCGCGCTGCCCGACCAGGAGGACGGCATCGAGCTGCGGGACGTCTGGATGCGGCTGAGCCAGCTGCCGACCCCGCAGCGCGAGGCCCTGCTGCTCGTGGCGGTGCAGGGGCTCAGCTACGAATCCGCCGCCCGGATCATGCAGTGCCAGGTCGGCACGGTGAAGAGCCGGGTCAGCCGCGCCCGCACCGCCCTGGCCCAGGCGCTCGAGGGCGGGGCGGCGCTCGGCGGCGCCTCGCCCTGA
- a CDS encoding response regulator, whose product MSSETTIVVADDHPLFRGALRGAVGGILPEARIVEASGLDALTALLEREAEVDLILLDLTMPGVQGFSGLIYLRAQHPAIPVVIVSANEDPVVIRRALDFGAAGFIPKSLDIDEIGGAVRQVLAGGTWAPPDIALSASEDKETAELMRRLATLTPQQVRVLMMLSEGLLNKQIAYELSVSEATVKAHVSAILQKLGVESRTQAVIASSRIGATLKPPAGVA is encoded by the coding sequence TTGAGTTCCGAGACCACCATCGTCGTCGCCGACGACCATCCGCTCTTCCGGGGCGCCCTGCGCGGGGCGGTCGGAGGCATCCTGCCGGAGGCCCGCATCGTCGAGGCCAGCGGCCTCGACGCGCTGACGGCGCTCCTCGAGCGCGAGGCGGAGGTGGATCTCATCCTCCTCGACCTCACCATGCCGGGGGTCCAGGGCTTCTCCGGCCTCATCTACCTGCGGGCGCAGCACCCGGCGATCCCCGTGGTGATCGTCTCGGCCAACGAGGATCCGGTGGTGATCCGCCGGGCGCTCGATTTCGGCGCCGCCGGCTTCATCCCGAAATCCCTCGACATCGACGAGATCGGCGGGGCGGTCCGGCAGGTGCTGGCGGGGGGCACCTGGGCGCCGCCCGACATCGCCCTCTCGGCCTCCGAGGACAAGGAGACGGCCGAGCTGATGCGCCGCCTCGCGACCCTCACGCCGCAGCAGGTGCGCGTGCTGATGATGCTGTCGGAGGGGCTGCTCAACAAGCAGATCGCCTACGAGCTCTCGGTCTCGGAGGCGACCGTGAAGGCGCACGTCTCGGCGATCCTGCAGAAGCTCGGCGTCGAGAGCCGCACCCAGGCGGTGATCGCCTCCTCGCGCATCGGCGCGACGCTCAAGCCCCCGGCCGGCGTCGCGTGA
- a CDS encoding DedA family protein → MLHSLLGDLSGLIAQHGLWIVALIVGLESLGLPLPGETCLVTAAVYAGATGDLSLPGLVASAAGGAVVGDSMGFWIGRRLGQPVLIRHGPRIGLTPDKIKLGQYLFLRHGGKVVFFGRFVAVLRVLAALLAGANRMAWPRFLVSNATGGLLWATVFGGGAYLFGTRIEAVSGPLGIAFLAVAVITLAWLIVTVRRNEARLLREAERALPGPVTPR, encoded by the coding sequence ATGCTGCATTCCCTGCTCGGAGACCTGTCCGGCCTGATCGCGCAGCACGGTCTGTGGATCGTGGCGCTGATCGTCGGCCTGGAGAGCCTGGGGCTCCCGCTTCCGGGCGAGACCTGCCTCGTCACCGCGGCGGTCTACGCGGGGGCCACCGGCGATCTCAGCCTGCCGGGGCTCGTCGCCTCGGCCGCCGGCGGGGCGGTGGTCGGCGACTCGATGGGCTTCTGGATCGGGCGCCGCCTCGGCCAGCCGGTGCTGATCCGCCACGGCCCGCGCATCGGCCTCACCCCGGACAAGATCAAGCTCGGGCAGTACCTGTTCCTGCGCCACGGCGGGAAGGTGGTGTTCTTCGGCCGCTTCGTCGCGGTGCTGCGGGTGCTGGCGGCCCTGCTCGCCGGGGCGAACCGCATGGCCTGGCCGCGCTTCCTCGTCTCCAACGCCACGGGCGGCCTGCTCTGGGCGACCGTGTTCGGCGGCGGCGCCTACCTGTTCGGCACCCGCATCGAGGCGGTGAGCGGTCCCCTCGGGATCGCCTTCCTGGCCGTCGCGGTGATCACCCTGGCTTGGCTGATCGTGACCGTGCGGCGCAACGAGGCGCGCCTGCTGCGGGAGGCCGAGCGGGCGCTCCCGGGCCCCGTGACGCCGCGCTGA
- a CDS encoding secondary thiamine-phosphate synthase enzyme YjbQ, which yields MKRIETIAGGAVTRQVTGRLTVSTNGQGFTEITQEVAGFVRDSGIAQGLLTLFCRHTSASLTIQENADPDVRTDLLAALDRLAPRQGATLYDAELPGRGQGRMFYLHRDEGPDDMPGHIRTMLTDCCLAIPVAEQQLALGTWQGVYLIEHRDQHHRREVVLHLLGA from the coding sequence ATGAAGCGGATCGAGACGATCGCCGGGGGCGCGGTGACGCGGCAGGTGACGGGCCGGCTCACGGTGAGCACGAACGGGCAGGGGTTCACGGAGATCACCCAGGAGGTGGCGGGCTTCGTGCGCGACAGCGGCATCGCCCAGGGCCTGCTCACGCTGTTCTGCCGCCACACCTCGGCCTCGCTCACGATCCAGGAGAATGCCGACCCGGACGTGCGCACGGACCTGCTGGCCGCCCTCGACCGGCTCGCCCCGCGCCAGGGCGCCACCCTGTACGACGCGGAACTGCCCGGGCGCGGGCAGGGGCGGATGTTCTACCTGCACCGGGACGAGGGCCCCGACGACATGCCCGGCCACATCCGCACGATGCTGACCGATTGCTGCCTGGCGATCCCGGTCGCCGAGCAGCAGCTCGCCCTCGGCACCTGGCAGGGCGTCTACCTGATCGAGCACCGGGACCAGCACCATCGGCGGGAGGTCGTGCTGCATCTCCTGGGGGCGTGA
- a CDS encoding cisplatin damage response ATP-dependent DNA ligase, producing MNDFAHLLDRLAYEPRRTAKLRLLQDYFSRAPDPERGTALAAMTGALTFREAKPTLIRGLVEARVDPVLFRMSYHYVGDLAETTALIWPAPAAPEPGGIGHNAPPPQVPSLSEVVEALATIGKAELPARIAAWLDVLDETGRWALIKLITGELRVGVSARLAKTAVASLGGVEPDAVEEVWHGLKPPYLPLFAWVEGRAERPESLDPAPFRPPMLSHPVDEETDFARLDPAAFAAEWKWDGIRVQLVGGRDRAGTAVARIYSRTGEDISAAFPDLAEAIRFEGALDGELLILREGRVQSFNVLQQRLNRKAVTGRLLQDFPAHVRAYDLLALDGEDLRPLPFGARRARLEAFVAGLDHGRIDLSPLVPFADWEALAAARADPAQAGAGEDADAIEGVMLKRRDSLYVPGRPKGPWWKWKREPYLVDAVMMYAQRGHGKRSSFYSDYTFGVWRDSPEGGEELVPVGKAYHGFTDEELAKLDRYVRNHTVKRFGPVREVEYGPRQGLVLEIAFEGLQRSTRHKSGVAMRFPRVNRIRWDKPPAEADRIETLERILERGEREVMPGREMAR from the coding sequence GTGAACGACTTCGCCCATCTCCTCGACCGCCTCGCCTACGAGCCCCGGCGCACCGCGAAGCTGCGGCTGCTCCAGGACTACTTTTCCCGCGCGCCCGATCCCGAGCGCGGCACCGCGCTCGCCGCCATGACCGGCGCCCTGACCTTCCGGGAGGCGAAGCCCACCCTGATCCGCGGCCTCGTCGAGGCGCGGGTCGACCCGGTGCTGTTCCGGATGTCGTACCACTACGTCGGCGACCTCGCGGAGACGACCGCCCTGATCTGGCCCGCGCCCGCGGCGCCGGAGCCCGGCGGGATCGGCCACAACGCCCCGCCGCCGCAGGTGCCGAGCCTGAGCGAGGTGGTCGAGGCGCTCGCCACCATCGGCAAGGCCGAGCTGCCCGCCCGCATCGCCGCCTGGCTCGACGTCCTCGACGAGACCGGCCGCTGGGCGCTCATCAAGCTCATCACGGGCGAGCTGCGGGTCGGCGTCTCGGCGCGCCTCGCCAAGACCGCGGTGGCGAGCCTCGGCGGCGTCGAGCCGGACGCGGTCGAGGAGGTCTGGCACGGGCTCAAGCCCCCCTACCTGCCCCTCTTCGCCTGGGTCGAGGGCCGGGCCGAGCGGCCCGAGAGCCTCGATCCCGCCCCGTTCCGGCCGCCGATGCTCTCGCACCCGGTCGACGAGGAGACCGACTTCGCCAGGCTCGACCCCGCCGCCTTCGCGGCCGAGTGGAAGTGGGACGGCATCCGGGTGCAGCTGGTCGGCGGGCGCGACCGCGCCGGGACCGCGGTCGCCCGCATCTATTCCCGCACCGGCGAGGACATCTCCGCCGCCTTCCCGGACCTCGCCGAGGCGATCCGCTTCGAGGGCGCCCTCGACGGAGAGCTCCTCATCCTGCGCGAGGGGCGGGTGCAGAGCTTCAACGTGCTGCAGCAGCGCCTCAACCGGAAGGCGGTGACGGGCCGGCTGCTCCAGGACTTCCCCGCCCATGTGCGGGCCTACGACCTGCTGGCGCTCGACGGCGAGGACCTGCGCCCGCTCCCCTTCGGGGCGCGCCGCGCCCGGCTCGAAGCCTTCGTGGCCGGCCTCGACCACGGGCGCATCGACCTCTCGCCGCTCGTGCCCTTCGCCGATTGGGAGGCGCTGGCGGCGGCGCGGGCCGACCCGGCCCAGGCGGGGGCCGGCGAGGATGCCGACGCGATCGAGGGCGTGATGCTCAAGCGCCGCGACAGCCTCTACGTGCCGGGCCGGCCCAAGGGGCCGTGGTGGAAGTGGAAGCGCGAACCCTACCTCGTCGACGCGGTGATGATGTACGCCCAGCGCGGGCACGGGAAGCGCTCCTCCTTCTACTCGGACTACACGTTCGGGGTCTGGCGGGACTCCCCCGAGGGCGGCGAGGAGCTGGTGCCGGTCGGCAAGGCCTATCACGGCTTCACCGACGAGGAGCTCGCCAAGCTCGACCGCTACGTCCGCAACCACACGGTCAAGCGGTTCGGGCCCGTGCGCGAGGTGGAGTATGGTCCGCGCCAGGGCTTGGTGCTGGAGATCGCCTTCGAGGGGCTCCAGCGCTCGACCCGGCACAAGTCGGGCGTCGCCATGCGGTTTCCCCGGGTGAACCGGATCCGCTGGGACAAGCCGCCCGCCGAGGCCGACCGGATCGAGACGCTGGAGCGCATCCTGGAGCGGGGCGAGCGCGAGGTGATGCCGGGACGGGAGATGGCGCGATGA